A region of Dioscorea cayenensis subsp. rotundata cultivar TDr96_F1 chromosome 5, TDr96_F1_v2_PseudoChromosome.rev07_lg8_w22 25.fasta, whole genome shotgun sequence DNA encodes the following proteins:
- the LOC120260067 gene encoding cystinosin homolog: MASWNSVEMEIAYQVLGWLAFFSWSFSFYPQVILNFKRKSVVGLNFDFLVLNLTKHSSYLIYNAGLFFSKAIQRQYHNKYGHDQMIPVAPSDVAFSMHAVTLTVFTLFQVLIYDRGHQKVSKTCISITSVIWLSALVCVIVAWPKHSWLWLVSVFNTIQVVMTAIKYTPQV; encoded by the exons ATGGCTTCTTGGAACTCTGTGGAGATGGAGATTGCCTACCAAGTTCTTGGATGGCTTGCCTTCTTCTCGTGGTCCTTCAGTTTTTATCCTCAAGTCATCCTCAATTTCAAGAGAAAAAG TGTTGTGGGATTGAACTTTGATTTCTTGGTGCTGAACCTTACCAAGCACTCTTCCTATTTGATTTACAACGCCGGCCTCTTCTTCAGCAAGGCTATTCAGAGGCAGTATCATAACAAGTATGGCCATGATCAG ATGATTCCTGTAGCACCAAGTGATGTTGCTTTCTCAATGCATGCTGTAACGTTGACAGTTTTTACATTGTTCCAGGTTCTAATTTATGAC CGTGGACATCAGAAGGTCTCAAAAACATGCATTTCAATCACTTCCGTCATCTGGCTTTCTGCTTTGGTATGTGTGATTGTGGCTTGGCCCAAACATTCTTGGCTTTGGCTCGTCTCTGTGttcaa TACTATACAAGTTGTCATGACTGCCATCAAGTACACGCCACAGGTATAA